The Setaria italica strain Yugu1 chromosome IX, Setaria_italica_v2.0, whole genome shotgun sequence genome has a window encoding:
- the LOC101766646 gene encoding BTB/POZ and MATH domain-containing protein 3-like translates to MPAPGSAAVDVDEPCSASAIIAGTVTENHLLHVEGYSRTKEDTPNGKCIKSCPFRVGGRSWHICYFPDGERSQYADYIAIFISLVESATKPVKARAKFSLMDQNDEPVPSHSRHILAARSPVFKAELLGAMREGTATGDCIRIDDLLPEVFKILLHFIYNDSLPEMEVQEEAAMAQHLLEVADRYDMQRLKLICEETLCNYLEVSMAAKPHWCWLNNTTDRD, encoded by the exons ATGCCGGCGCCAGGATCCGCAGCGGTTGACGTCGACGAGCCCTGCTCCGCCTCGGCCATCATCGCGGGCACGGTGACAGAGAACCACCTGCTCCACGTGGAGGGATACTCCCGCACCAAGGAGGACACTCCCAATGGCAAGTGCATCAAGTCTTGCCCTTTCAGGGTTGGAGGTCGCTCCTGGCACATCTGTTACTTCCCCGATGGCGAGCGTTCCCAGTACGCCGATTACATAGCCATATTCATCTCCCTTGTAGAGAGTGCTACAAAGCCAGTCAAGGCGCGAGCCAAGTTCAGCCTGATGGATCAGAACGACGAGCCGGTGCCGTCGCACTCG AGACATATTCTTGCTGCGCGGTCGCCGGTCTTCAAGGCAGAGCTCCTTGGTGCCATGAGAGAGGGCACCGCCACAGGGGATTGCATCCGGATTGATGATCTCTTGCCTGAGGTGTTCAAGATTCTGCTTCATTTCATATACAATGACTCGTTGCCGGAGATGGAGGTGCAAGAGGAGGCTGCGATGGCTCAGCATTTGCTTGAAGTAGCGGACAGGTATGACATGCAGAGGCTCAAGCTGATTTGCGAGGAGACGTTGTGCAACTACCTAGAAGTGAGCATGGCCGCAAAACCACACTGGTGTTGGCTGAACAACACAACTGACAGGGACTAA
- the LOC101767872 gene encoding BTB/POZ and MATH domain-containing protein 2, which translates to MPAPGSASSIVAGTVTGHHLLHIEGHSRTKEELPNGRCVQSRPFTVGGLSWRVWYYPNGAQPECADYISIFVCLDDSTAAAERPEPFRARARFSVLDRDGEPVPCHTHTTEVREFSGDSTGYGFDRFVRRGFLEKSEHLKDDCFTIRCDIIISEQLRTEDRAAASPLTPVPPSDMHRHFGDLLVTQDGADVTFQVAGKTFRGHRCILAARSPVFKAELLGAMREGSATGACVQIGDMLPEVFKILLHFIYNDSLPEMEGQEEAVLAQHLLEAADRYDMQRLKLICEDKLFRHLDVSTAATTLVLAEQHHCHGLKEACIEFLKSPSVLEAVVATDGFEHLSKSCPALLKELMCKLAAR; encoded by the coding sequence ATGCCTGCGCCGGGATCCGCCTCGTCCATCGTCGCGGGCACGGTCACGGGGCACCACCTGCTCCACATCGAGGGCCACTCGCGCACCAAGGAGGAGCTCCCCAACGGCAGGTGCGTGCAGTCTCGCCCTTTCACGGTCGGAGGTCTCTCCTGGCGCGTCTGGTACTACCCCAACGGCGCCCAACCCGAATGCGCCGATTACATATCCATCTTCGTCTGCCTGGACgacagcaccgccgccgcggagcggCCGGAGCCCTTCAGGGCGCGAGCCAGGTTCAGTGTGCTCGACAGGGATGGAGAACCGGTGCCATGTCACACCCACACCACGGAAGTGCGCGAGTTCTCCGGCGATTCCACCGGGTACGGCTTTGACAGGTTCGTGAGGAGGGGATTCCTGGAGAAATCGGAGCATCTCAAGGACGACTGCTTCACCATCAGGTGCGACATCATCATTTCTGAGCAGCTCCGGACGGAGGACCGGGCCGCTGCATCTCCGCTCACCCCGGTGCCTCCGTCTGACATGCACAGACATTTCGGTGATCTCCTTGTGACCCAAGATGGCGCCGATGTCACATTCCAAGTTGCCGGGAAGACATTCAGGGGCCACAGATGCATTCTTGCGGCCCGGTCTCCAGTCTTCAAGGCAGAGCTCCTTGGCGCGATGAGAGAGGGCAGTGCTACAGGGGCCTGCGTCCAGATTGGTGATATGCTACCTGAAGTCTTCAAGATCTTGCTGCATTTCATATACAATGACTCGCTGCCGGAGATGGAGGGGCAAGAGGAGGCTGTGCTGGCTCAGCATTTGCTGGAAGCGGCCGATAGGTATGATATGCAGAGGCTTAAGCTGATTTGCGAGGACAAGTTGTTCAGGCACCTAGACGTGAGCACAGCCGCAACAACGTTGGTGTTGGCTGAACAGCACCACTGCCATGGGCTCAAGGAGGCTTGCATTGAGTTCCTTAAATCTCCTTCTGTGCTGGAAGCGGTCGTGGCAACTGATGGCTTTGAGCATCTGAGTAAAAGTTGCCCTGCTCTTCTGAAGGAGTTAATGTGCAAGCTTGCTGCCCGTTGA